A genomic window from Anthocerotibacter panamensis C109 includes:
- a CDS encoding RNA-guided endonuclease InsQ/TnpB family protein, which produces MITAYKYKLRPTQAQAAQIDEWLELLRMQYNYRLAERFNWYEATRCPINACSIVSCSIAPIVEQPDYYWQKRDLLNTKKLFPKYTGIHSQVLQNCIERVKKAFDRYFKVDVSGKRSGKPRFKGRGRYRSFTYPQIKQACIQNNRITLPKIGEVKIIVHRPIPDGFKIKTAQVIKAADGYYVTLTLEDKSVPILKLDLNTEKTVGIDMGLKDFLITSDSKTVPIPQFARKAERDKKKLNKVVSRRKNKASKRRRKAITRLAKHYQKVSRQRQNFHYNTAKELICDYDIIAYEDLNVKGLAKTRMSKSILDAGWSEFLSIVERKAENAGRLTIAVNPYGTSQVCSNVDCGASVPKTLADRWHSCPHCGLELDRDVNAAINIKNIAVGRTGIKAQVMPYAIAGFTEKPALYP; this is translated from the coding sequence ATGATAACAGCTTACAAGTATAAGTTGCGCCCAACTCAAGCTCAAGCCGCCCAGATTGATGAGTGGCTTGAATTGTTGCGTATGCAGTATAACTATCGGTTGGCAGAACGATTCAATTGGTATGAAGCTACTCGTTGCCCTATCAATGCTTGTTCTATTGTCTCCTGTAGCATTGCTCCCATCGTAGAACAACCTGATTATTACTGGCAGAAAAGGGATTTGTTGAATACAAAAAAGCTCTTTCCTAAATATACAGGCATACACTCTCAGGTATTGCAAAACTGTATTGAGCGGGTGAAGAAAGCCTTTGACCGCTATTTCAAGGTAGATGTATCAGGGAAACGCTCTGGCAAGCCACGTTTTAAGGGCAGAGGGCGATACAGAAGTTTCACTTACCCACAGATCAAGCAGGCTTGCATCCAGAATAATCGTATTACTCTACCTAAGATAGGGGAAGTAAAAATTATAGTACATAGACCTATTCCCGATGGCTTCAAGATTAAGACCGCGCAAGTTATTAAAGCTGCTGATGGCTATTATGTCACACTGACTTTGGAAGATAAATCAGTTCCCATACTCAAGCTTGACCTGAATACAGAGAAGACCGTGGGGATAGATATGGGACTCAAGGACTTTCTTATTACCAGTGATAGTAAAACTGTTCCCATTCCACAGTTTGCCAGAAAAGCTGAACGGGATAAGAAGAAGTTAAATAAAGTAGTATCCCGTAGAAAGAATAAAGCATCTAAGCGTAGACGTAAAGCTATTACACGACTTGCCAAGCATTACCAGAAAGTTTCTCGCCAACGTCAAAACTTCCACTACAACACTGCCAAGGAGCTAATTTGTGACTACGACATAATCGCTTATGAGGATTTGAATGTTAAAGGTTTGGCTAAAACCAGAATGAGTAAATCCATTCTGGATGCTGGCTGGAGCGAGTTTCTGTCTATTGTGGAACGCAAAGCTGAGAATGCTGGCAGACTCACGATAGCTGTAAATCCATACGGTACAAGTCAAGTCTGTTCCAATGTTGATTGTGGTGCATCCGTCCCGAAGACTCTAGCCGATAGATGGCATTCTTGCCCTCATTGTGGACTAGAGCTTGACCGGGATGTGAATGCCGCTATCAATATCAAGAACATTGCCGTGGGACGCACGGGGATTAAAGCTCAGGTAATGCCCTATGCAATAGCAGGGTTCACTGAGAAGCCCGCGCTGTACCCGTAG
- a CDS encoding helix-turn-helix domain-containing protein, with amino-acid sequence METLRTLREQLRLTLAEVAHELGTTEKTMSGWELAKTELKLNPDQYYKLFKLYRITPVQLREAYMNTQKIVDSTSSLD; translated from the coding sequence GTGGAAACGCTAAGGACTTTGCGAGAACAACTACGCCTAACACTTGCAGAAGTTGCTCATGAATTAGGCACAACGGAAAAAACGATGTCAGGTTGGGAGCTTGCAAAAACCGAACTAAAACTTAATCCTGACCAGTACTATAAGCTATTCAAGCTTTACCGTATTACGCCAGTGCAACTTAGAGAGGCTTACATGAACACACAGAAAATAGTTGACTCTACTAGTTCATTAGACTAG
- the cas2e gene encoding type I-E CRISPR-associated endoribonuclease Cas2e — translation MVVFILEKVPASVRGELSRWLLELRPGVFVGKVSALVRDELWTFLIPKLKGGSAVLIYPTNNEQGFAFRSEGNPGRTLRDFEGLFLISIQ, via the coding sequence ATGGTTGTTTTTATTCTGGAGAAAGTGCCCGCTTCTGTGCGGGGTGAACTTAGTCGCTGGCTCCTGGAATTGCGCCCTGGTGTTTTTGTGGGCAAGGTCTCGGCTCTGGTCCGGGATGAGCTATGGACATTCCTCATACCAAAACTAAAGGGTGGGTCTGCTGTACTGATTTACCCAACCAATAATGAGCAGGGTTTTGCCTTCCGTAGTGAGGGGAATCCTGGCCGGACCCTTCGAGACTTCGAAGGCCTTTTCTTGATCTCGATCCAGTAA
- a CDS encoding helix-turn-helix domain-containing protein, producing the protein MTTRFRLKEVREARGLSQNQVARAVDLTPQYIQKIEYGNVKSLPLQTLNRFFEALDTNPGEFIEYIPSQKDAP; encoded by the coding sequence ATGACTACCAGATTTCGACTAAAAGAGGTTAGAGAAGCGCGGGGTCTATCCCAGAATCAGGTCGCCCGTGCGGTAGACCTAACCCCTCAGTACATCCAAAAAATTGAGTACGGCAACGTCAAATCTCTGCCACTACAGACCCTAAATAGATTTTTTGAGGCGTTGGACACAAATCCAGGCGAATTCATCGAATACATCCCAAGCCAAAAGGATGCACCCTAA
- the cas1e gene encoding type I-E CRISPR-associated endonuclease Cas1e — MLKSLRILPKVRDSWSFLYIDHCRVEQEAKAIAIYDQKGKTPVPCATLNLLMLGPGTSITHAAIRALAENGCMVAWTGEAGVRMYAHGLGETRDSRRLLKQAYLCAHDSLRLMVVRKMYEIRFSEPLEASLTLQQIRGKEGVRVRDAYARASKESGVPWTGRVYKQEDWGAADPINRALSAANSCLYGVCHAAIVAAGYSPALGFVHTGKMLSFVYDVADLYKVEMTIPIAFKIVAESPQDLESRVRHACRDAFHEHRLLARVVEDIDRLLAVDGASLQPGQSLLDLHDAMPGGLWDPESGNVSGGVNWSEPIPEG; from the coding sequence ATGCTGAAAAGTTTAAGAATTTTGCCGAAGGTTCGTGATAGCTGGAGTTTTCTGTATATCGACCATTGCCGTGTGGAGCAGGAAGCCAAAGCCATTGCCATTTATGATCAAAAAGGCAAAACGCCTGTTCCCTGCGCCACGCTCAATTTGCTGATGTTGGGACCGGGCACAAGCATTACCCACGCTGCTATTCGTGCCCTGGCAGAAAATGGCTGTATGGTTGCCTGGACGGGGGAAGCGGGGGTTCGTATGTATGCTCATGGGCTTGGAGAAACCCGCGATTCCAGGCGGTTACTCAAGCAAGCTTACCTTTGCGCACACGATTCTCTGCGTCTGATGGTGGTTCGGAAAATGTACGAAATTCGTTTCTCTGAACCATTAGAAGCATCTTTAACCCTCCAGCAAATTCGTGGTAAGGAGGGGGTTCGGGTTCGGGACGCTTACGCTCGGGCGAGTAAAGAATCGGGAGTACCCTGGACAGGCCGAGTCTACAAACAGGAGGATTGGGGAGCAGCAGACCCAATTAACCGTGCGTTGTCGGCAGCCAATAGTTGTCTGTATGGAGTTTGTCATGCGGCGATTGTGGCAGCTGGATACTCTCCTGCCCTGGGTTTTGTCCATACGGGTAAGATGTTGTCTTTTGTTTATGATGTCGCAGACCTCTACAAAGTAGAGATGACCATACCCATTGCCTTCAAAATAGTCGCCGAGAGTCCCCAAGATTTGGAATCTCGTGTGCGTCATGCCTGCCGTGATGCGTTTCATGAACATCGGCTGCTGGCACGAGTGGTTGAGGATATTGACCGTTTACTGGCCGTGGATGGGGCAAGTTTACAACCAGGCCAATCACTACTGGATTTGCATGATGCGATGCCAGGGGGACTATGGGACCCAGAATCTGGAAATGTTTCGGGTGGAGTAAACTGGTCTGAACCTATCCCGGAGGGATGA
- the cas6e gene encoding type I-E CRISPR-associated protein Cas6/Cse3/CasE, which produces MYLSKLILNEKNSQIYRDLGNAHALHQRIMQGFPDETRSNPRADWNILYRHEPDSHVTLVQSTITPDWNRLPSGYLACNEVKSLALMLDGLNVGKTLRFRLKANPSKRESKTTKLIPLTAYEDQITWLERQGASHGFEVRGVEVMPTPDLYGRKSTSSAPIKIFSILYQGVLEIKKKDTFILGLQQGIGRGRSYGCGLLSLMRL; this is translated from the coding sequence ATGTATCTCTCTAAGCTGATTTTGAATGAGAAGAATAGTCAGATTTATCGGGATTTAGGGAATGCTCATGCCTTGCATCAGCGGATTATGCAAGGCTTTCCTGATGAAACCCGCTCTAATCCAAGAGCCGATTGGAATATTCTTTATCGGCATGAGCCTGATAGCCATGTAACCTTAGTCCAATCGACCATTACCCCAGATTGGAACCGGCTGCCGTCTGGCTATCTAGCGTGTAATGAGGTCAAATCGCTTGCGTTGATGCTTGATGGGCTGAATGTTGGAAAAACACTGCGCTTTCGTCTAAAGGCTAACCCTAGCAAGCGGGAAAGTAAAACAACAAAGCTGATTCCCCTAACCGCCTATGAAGACCAAATAACATGGCTGGAGCGACAAGGTGCTAGTCATGGTTTTGAGGTGCGCGGGGTTGAAGTAATGCCCACGCCAGATCTCTATGGGCGTAAGTCTACATCCTCTGCTCCCATCAAGATTTTTTCAATTCTCTACCAAGGGGTGCTGGAAATCAAGAAGAAAGATACATTTATCTTGGGTTTGCAACAGGGAATTGGTCGGGGCCGCTCCTATGGTTGTGGTCTTCTCTCTCTCATGAGACTTTAA
- a CDS encoding RNA-guided endonuclease InsQ/TnpB family protein — MRLSHQYRIKPSPEQEALMLHWLELLRRHWNYALGQRLDYLRRTRCPIDRCSIRSCPIGEIPERPNYYTQARDLKQTKALFPEYKDIYLEVQQQNLMRLDKAWDRWTKPDVTGKRAGRPQFKKTGELRSFTFPRVNCPKAGVHLTDEVIKFSKIGAMPVILHRPIPEGFTIKTATVVHKADGWYVSLSLEDANIPAPMPCDEVKTAVGVDVGLKEFLTTSEGSAVLIQHTYRKAQKQLARQQRKLARQQKGSKNAAKQKKRVALVHQRIQRQRENFHYNTAHQLCSKYDLIAVEDLNIKGLARTKLSKSILDAAWGAFIQKLEAVAVKRGKLVIKVNPNGTSQDCSGCGTKVPKTLSIRTHECPKCGLELDRDINAARNILDRALNTVGLIVSACGGLGVAQPVKQEVSLAIGRSPRQTR, encoded by the coding sequence GTGCGCCTCAGTCACCAGTACCGAATTAAGCCCTCACCAGAACAGGAAGCCCTGATGCTTCACTGGTTAGAGCTTTTGCGTCGGCATTGGAATTATGCACTTGGTCAGCGTTTGGATTACTTGCGCCGTACCCGTTGCCCGATTGACCGTTGTTCAATTCGTAGCTGCCCAATTGGTGAGATTCCAGAACGGCCCAACTATTACACCCAGGCTAGAGACTTGAAACAAACCAAGGCTCTATTCCCTGAGTACAAGGACATCTATCTGGAGGTGCAACAGCAGAACCTCATGCGGTTGGATAAGGCTTGGGATAGGTGGACGAAACCCGATGTAACGGGTAAGAGAGCAGGACGACCCCAGTTCAAGAAAACTGGTGAGCTTCGTTCTTTCACTTTTCCCCGTGTGAACTGCCCCAAGGCTGGGGTGCATCTCACAGATGAAGTGATAAAGTTCTCTAAAATCGGTGCGATGCCTGTCATCCTGCATCGTCCAATTCCTGAAGGTTTCACAATCAAGACCGCTACAGTGGTGCATAAGGCTGACGGTTGGTATGTTTCCCTTAGCTTAGAAGATGCCAACATCCCCGCTCCGATGCCCTGTGATGAGGTCAAGACAGCAGTTGGTGTAGATGTCGGACTGAAGGAGTTTCTGACTACTTCTGAGGGTAGTGCCGTACTAATACAGCACACTTACCGCAAGGCACAGAAGCAGTTAGCCCGTCAGCAGCGCAAGTTAGCCCGTCAACAAAAGGGGAGCAAAAATGCAGCAAAGCAGAAGAAGCGTGTAGCCCTGGTACACCAGCGCATCCAAAGACAGCGTGAGAACTTTCACTACAACACGGCGCATCAGTTGTGCAGCAAGTATGACCTGATAGCGGTGGAAGACCTGAATATCAAGGGTTTGGCGCGTACCAAGCTGTCTAAGTCAATCCTTGATGCAGCGTGGGGAGCGTTCATACAAAAACTAGAAGCAGTGGCGGTAAAACGCGGCAAGCTAGTCATAAAAGTGAATCCGAACGGAACGAGTCAAGATTGTTCAGGGTGCGGAACAAAAGTTCCCAAGACCTTGAGTATACGTACTCATGAATGTCCAAAATGTGGACTAGAGCTAGACCGAGATATTAACGCCGCTCGGAATATCTTAGACCGCGCATTGAACACGGTGGGACTCATCGTGTCAGCCTGTGGAGGCTTAGGGGTTGCCCAGCCAGTGAAGCAGGAAGTCTCTCTAGCGATAGGGAGAAGCCCCCGCCAGACCCGTTAG
- a CDS encoding DUF5710 domain-containing protein, which produces MVMYLEVPFEEKDDAKQMGAKWHITLKKWYVPEGIDPKPFARWFPPKLTIELVPQTCWYSNVRSNVSDKDWDKLRQMTYEKANNTCEVCGGKGTQWPVECHEIWDYDDKQHIQKLVGLIALCPPCHEVKHMGFANTQGRGDIARAHLAKVNDWSEYQTDDYVERCFMKWEHRSQFSWALDITWLEQHGVASVVKDRSVSKLSKNDPKPKPKLRSDS; this is translated from the coding sequence ATGGTTATGTATCTTGAAGTACCCTTTGAAGAGAAAGATGACGCTAAGCAAATGGGAGCTAAGTGGCATATCACGCTCAAAAAATGGTATGTCCCCGAGGGTATAGACCCCAAGCCCTTCGCTAGATGGTTCCCGCCCAAACTCACCATTGAACTTGTTCCACAGACCTGCTGGTATTCCAACGTCCGCTCCAATGTCAGCGATAAAGATTGGGACAAACTCAGACAGATGACCTACGAGAAGGCCAACAATACCTGTGAAGTTTGCGGCGGGAAGGGGACGCAATGGCCCGTAGAGTGCCACGAAATTTGGGACTACGACGACAAGCAGCACATCCAGAAGTTGGTTGGGCTGATTGCCCTATGCCCGCCCTGCCACGAAGTCAAGCACATGGGGTTTGCCAACACCCAAGGGCGCGGCGACATTGCCCGTGCGCACTTAGCAAAAGTGAATGATTGGTCTGAGTACCAGACGGATGATTATGTAGAGAGATGCTTCATGAAGTGGGAGCACAGGAGCCAGTTTTCGTGGGCACTGGATATTACTTGGTTAGAGCAGCATGGCGTAGCAAGTGTAGTGAAAGACCGTAGTGTCTCTAAACTGTCGAAGAACGATCCCAAGCCTAAGCCTAAACTCCGTTCCGATTCCTAG
- the tnpA gene encoding IS200/IS605 family transposase, with amino-acid sequence MKNDFVSSGRCVSDMKAHLVLTTKYRRKVLTGSMITRLEDILVDLCGKWNCKLIEFNGEDNHVHLLFQYFPQMELSKFIGNIKSVSSRRLREEFTDEIDKIYWKDVFWNESYFIASCGGVTVSVLKNYIENQDTPS; translated from the coding sequence ATGAAAAACGACTTTGTTTCTAGTGGGAGATGCGTCTCGGACATGAAGGCGCACCTAGTTTTGACAACAAAATACCGTCGTAAAGTTCTTACTGGCAGCATGATTACTAGACTTGAGGATATCCTTGTAGACCTTTGCGGAAAGTGGAACTGTAAGTTGATTGAATTTAACGGAGAAGATAATCACGTTCACTTGCTATTTCAGTATTTTCCACAAATGGAATTATCCAAATTCATAGGAAACATTAAGTCGGTTTCCAGCCGTCGTCTTAGGGAAGAATTTACTGATGAGATTGATAAAATTTATTGGAAAGATGTCTTTTGGAATGAATCCTACTTTATTGCCTCATGTGGGGGCGTAACTGTTTCAGTGTTGAAAAATTACATCGAGAACCAAGATACTCCTAGTTAA
- a CDS encoding ORF6N domain-containing protein codes for MERIEKAILLIRGQKVILDSDLAQLYGVATKVLNQAVKRNLDRFPEDFMFQLTQEEAETLRSQFVTSNTGEGQGGRRYLPNVFTEQGVAMLSSVLRSPQAVQVNIEIMRAFVRLRKLLASNEELAQHLGALEQKYDEQFAIVFEAIRQLIESPDPPKRPMGFTSGHDQL; via the coding sequence ATGGAGCGCATCGAGAAAGCAATCCTGCTCATACGAGGGCAGAAGGTCATCCTAGATTCTGATTTGGCCCAACTCTATGGGGTAGCTACTAAGGTTCTTAATCAGGCGGTGAAGCGTAACCTGGACCGATTCCCTGAAGACTTCATGTTTCAACTGACCCAAGAAGAGGCAGAGACTTTGAGGTCACAATTTGTGACCTCAAACACAGGTGAGGGGCAGGGAGGTAGGCGCTATCTGCCCAATGTTTTTACGGAGCAGGGAGTCGCTATGCTTTCCAGCGTCTTGCGAAGCCCCCAGGCTGTACAGGTCAATATCGAGATTATGCGGGCATTTGTGCGACTCAGAAAGCTACTCGCTTCCAATGAGGAGCTAGCTCAGCACTTGGGCGCACTGGAACAAAAGTATGATGAGCAGTTTGCTATAGTCTTTGAGGCTATTCGGCAATTAATAGAGTCTCCAGACCCACCCAAGCGGCCTATGGGTTTCACTTCCGGCCATGATCAGTTATGA